From Acidihalobacter aeolianus, a single genomic window includes:
- the pstC gene encoding phosphate ABC transporter permease subunit PstC, with protein MNTDSGQKTFAHGSVAAVRPIVWGDRAFRLTTQFFALAVLLVLAVILATLAWAAWPAFRHFGWDFLASTEWNPVTQQFGALSPMVGTLVTSLIAMLIGIPVSFGIALFITEIAPVWLRRPVGTAIELLAAIPSIIYGMWGLFVFAPFFTDYIQPLMSETLGAIPLVGVVFQGPQIGISVFNAGFILAIMVIPFIAAITRDVFDVVPRTLKESAYAMGLTRWEVIWRVVLPFTKVGVIGGIMLGLGRALGETMAVTFVIGNSHDLHLSLFMPGNTISSTLANEFTEADGELYTSSLIALGFLLFVITVIVLSFARLLLMRLERAQGGQKA; from the coding sequence GTGAATACTGACAGCGGGCAGAAGACGTTTGCCCATGGCTCGGTCGCTGCCGTACGCCCCATTGTCTGGGGGGACCGCGCATTCCGTCTGACCACCCAGTTTTTCGCGCTGGCCGTATTGCTGGTGCTTGCGGTCATTCTGGCGACACTGGCCTGGGCGGCCTGGCCCGCCTTCCGCCATTTCGGCTGGGATTTCCTGGCGAGCACGGAATGGAATCCGGTCACCCAGCAGTTCGGCGCACTGTCGCCGATGGTCGGCACGCTGGTGACCTCTCTGATCGCAATGCTGATCGGTATACCGGTCAGTTTCGGCATTGCCCTGTTCATCACCGAAATCGCACCGGTCTGGCTCAGGCGGCCGGTAGGCACCGCGATCGAGCTGCTCGCCGCCATCCCCTCGATTATCTATGGCATGTGGGGGCTGTTCGTCTTCGCGCCTTTCTTCACCGACTATATCCAACCGCTGATGAGCGAAACGCTGGGCGCGATTCCTCTGGTCGGTGTGGTATTTCAAGGCCCACAGATCGGTATCAGCGTCTTCAATGCTGGCTTCATCCTGGCCATCATGGTGATCCCGTTCATCGCGGCGATCACGCGCGACGTGTTTGATGTCGTACCGCGAACGCTCAAGGAATCGGCCTATGCGATGGGGTTGACCCGCTGGGAGGTCATCTGGCGTGTGGTGCTGCCATTCACCAAGGTCGGCGTGATCGGCGGTATCATGTTGGGTCTAGGCCGCGCACTGGGCGAGACCATGGCTGTCACCTTCGTGATCGGCAATTCGCACGATCTGCATCTTTCGCTGTTCATGCCGGGCAATACGATTTCTTCCACGCTGGCCAACGAGTTCACCGAAGCGGACGGCGAGTTGTATACCTCATCGCTGATCGCGCTGGGGTTTCTACTGTTCGTGATTACGGTGATCGTGTTGTCCTTCGCCCGTCTGCTGCTGATGCGCCTCGAACGCGCACAGGGTGGCCAAAAGGCCTGA
- the pstA gene encoding phosphate ABC transporter permease PstA gives MSRYARRRAMNYFSQAMAMAATAFGLFFMGWLMWTLIAEGAAYIDWRVFTENTPGPGSQDGGLANAIVGSLLLTAFGVLFGAPIGLLAGTYLCEFGRRSWITPVVRFINDVLLSAPSIVLGVFVYEAMVAHMGRFSGWAGAVALALIVIPVVVRTTDNMLGLVPDSMREAAAALGAPRWRVTVWIVYRAAMAGLVTGIVLATAQIIGETAPLLFTSLGNQFWNVDMNKPMPALPLVIFNFAMSPYERWQHLAWAGALLITLSVLIMNIAARVALRSRRTD, from the coding sequence ATGAGCCGTTACGCACGTCGTCGTGCCATGAATTACTTCAGCCAGGCGATGGCCATGGCCGCCACGGCCTTTGGCCTGTTTTTCATGGGGTGGTTGATGTGGACGCTGATCGCCGAGGGCGCGGCGTATATCGACTGGCGCGTGTTCACCGAAAACACGCCCGGGCCGGGCAGTCAGGACGGTGGCTTGGCCAATGCCATCGTCGGCAGCCTGCTGCTGACCGCCTTCGGCGTTCTGTTCGGCGCACCGATCGGCCTTCTTGCCGGCACCTATCTGTGCGAATTCGGACGACGCTCGTGGATCACCCCGGTCGTGCGTTTCATCAACGATGTGCTGCTGAGTGCGCCCTCCATCGTGCTGGGGGTCTTCGTGTATGAGGCCATGGTCGCGCACATGGGCCGATTTTCAGGTTGGGCCGGAGCTGTCGCGCTGGCCCTGATCGTGATTCCCGTGGTGGTGCGTACTACCGACAACATGCTGGGGTTGGTGCCCGACAGCATGCGCGAGGCCGCGGCAGCACTAGGCGCCCCGCGCTGGCGGGTGACGGTGTGGATCGTGTATCGCGCGGCCATGGCCGGGCTGGTCACCGGCATCGTGCTGGCGACCGCGCAGATCATCGGCGAAACTGCGCCGCTGCTATTTACCTCCCTGGGCAATCAGTTCTGGAACGTGGACATGAACAAGCCCATGCCAGCGCTACCGCTTGTGATCTTCAATTTCGCGATGAGCCCGTACGAGCGCTGGCAACACCTCGCCTGGGCCGGCGCGCTGCTGATCACCTTGTCGGTCCTGATCATGAATATCGCGGCACGGGTTGCACTGCGTTCGCGCCGCACCGATTGA
- the pstB gene encoding phosphate ABC transporter ATP-binding protein PstB, whose translation MKHPSIKQQQAIDAAAPSGGAEAGHRHVGLHEVPNPKIVVKGLNFYYGKYHALHGIDLQIPERQVTAFIGPSGCGKSTLLRTFNRIYNLYPDQRAEGKILLDGRNILGSGEDLNLLRAKVGMVFQKPTPFPMSIYDNIAFGVKLYERLARAEMDDRVEWALHKAAIWDEVKDKLKQSGTQLSGGQQQRLCIARAIAVKPQVLLLDEPASALDPISTLKIEELIYELKNDYTIAIVTHNMQQAARVSDYTAFMYLGKLVEFNDTNTIFTNPGSKETEDYITGRFG comes from the coding sequence ATGAAACACCCCTCCATCAAGCAACAGCAAGCCATCGATGCCGCAGCTCCTTCCGGCGGTGCGGAAGCCGGTCATCGGCACGTCGGTCTGCACGAGGTGCCGAATCCCAAGATCGTGGTCAAGGGTCTGAATTTCTACTACGGCAAGTACCATGCCCTGCATGGCATCGATCTGCAGATTCCCGAGCGTCAGGTCACGGCCTTCATCGGTCCTTCGGGTTGCGGCAAATCGACCTTGCTGCGTACCTTCAACCGGATCTACAACTTGTACCCCGATCAGCGGGCCGAGGGCAAGATCCTGCTCGACGGGCGCAACATCCTCGGCTCTGGCGAGGACCTGAACCTCTTGCGCGCCAAGGTCGGCATGGTGTTCCAGAAGCCGACGCCGTTCCCGATGTCGATCTACGACAACATTGCATTCGGGGTGAAGCTGTACGAGCGGCTGGCCAGGGCGGAAATGGACGATCGCGTGGAATGGGCGCTGCACAAGGCCGCGATTTGGGATGAGGTCAAGGACAAGCTCAAGCAGAGCGGTACCCAGCTTTCCGGTGGCCAGCAGCAGCGTCTTTGCATCGCCCGCGCCATCGCGGTGAAACCTCAGGTGCTGCTGCTTGACGAACCGGCCTCGGCGCTGGATCCGATTTCGACGCTCAAGATCGAGGAGCTGATCTACGAGCTCAAGAACGACTACACCATCGCCATTGTCACCCACAACATGCAGCAGGCGGCGCGCGTTTCCGACTACACCGCCTTCATGTATCTCGGCAAGCTGGTGGAGTTCAATGACACCAACACCATCTTCACCAACCCCGGCAGCAAGGAAACCGAGGACTACATCACCGGGCGTTTCGGATAG
- a CDS encoding D-amino acid dehydrogenase gives MSSKEGHMKVLIVGAGVIGVTSAWYLQRAGHDVTVVDRQQGPALETSFANAGMVSWGYATPWAAPGVPLKALRWQFERDAPLVMHWRADPAQWRFVGAMLRNCAADRYAVNKARLLRLGRYSYTAIVELRESLGLRYDEGSGGTLELFRDASQLEGMDRELELLAQAGIPARLLSTDECLEVEPGLARVRERLAGALSFPGDEIGDCRKFTESLAAHCAAAGVTFRYGVDVAGLQAAGARVEGVETDQGTLTADAYVLAAGSYTPGLLAPLGIRLPVFPVKGYSLTAPIVDPEAAPVSTMIDEARKVAITRLGDRLRVAGIAELAGFDMSLSETRYGVIERVARDWFPDAADLSQAEYWCGLRPMTPDGPPVVGPTRYGNLFLNNGHGTLGWTLSCGSSRLLADLVSGRETEIDPEGLTLERYA, from the coding sequence ATGAGCAGCAAGGAAGGCCACATGAAGGTCCTGATCGTGGGCGCCGGGGTCATCGGCGTGACCAGCGCGTGGTATCTGCAGCGCGCCGGCCATGACGTTACCGTGGTGGATCGGCAGCAGGGTCCGGCGCTGGAAACCAGTTTCGCCAATGCCGGCATGGTGTCCTGGGGCTATGCCACGCCCTGGGCCGCTCCCGGCGTTCCGCTCAAGGCGCTGCGCTGGCAGTTCGAGCGTGATGCCCCGCTGGTGATGCACTGGCGTGCTGACCCCGCGCAATGGCGTTTTGTCGGTGCCATGCTGCGCAATTGCGCAGCCGACCGCTATGCCGTCAACAAGGCGCGGCTGTTGCGCCTCGGACGTTACAGCTATACCGCGATCGTTGAGCTGCGCGAGTCGCTGGGGCTGCGTTATGACGAGGGAAGCGGTGGCACGCTGGAACTGTTCCGCGACGCATCCCAGCTTGAAGGCATGGACCGGGAGCTCGAACTGCTGGCGCAGGCGGGCATACCCGCGCGCCTGCTGTCGACCGACGAATGCCTGGAAGTCGAGCCGGGACTGGCGCGCGTACGCGAGCGTTTGGCCGGTGCGCTTTCGTTCCCGGGCGACGAGATCGGCGATTGCCGTAAATTCACGGAGTCCCTGGCTGCGCATTGCGCCGCCGCCGGCGTCACCTTCCGCTACGGCGTGGACGTCGCCGGGCTGCAGGCAGCTGGCGCACGCGTGGAAGGCGTCGAAACGGATCAGGGGACGTTGACTGCAGATGCCTATGTGCTGGCGGCCGGCAGCTATACGCCGGGTCTGCTCGCGCCGCTGGGCATTCGTCTGCCGGTTTTCCCGGTCAAGGGTTATTCGCTGACCGCGCCCATCGTGGACCCGGAAGCCGCCCCCGTCTCGACCATGATCGACGAGGCGCGCAAGGTGGCCATCACGCGCCTGGGCGACCGCCTACGCGTTGCGGGCATTGCGGAACTGGCCGGTTTCGATATGTCGCTGTCCGAGACGCGCTATGGGGTGATCGAACGCGTCGCGCGTGACTGGTTCCCGGACGCGGCCGATCTTTCACAAGCGGAATACTGGTGCGGGCTGCGGCCGATGACGCCGGACGGACCGCCGGTTGTCGGCCCGACGCGCTATGGCAATCTGTTTCTGAACAATGGCCACGGTACCCTGGGCTGGACCCTGAGCTGCGGCTCCTCGCGTCTGCTGGCCGATCTCGTGTCTGGGAGGGAGACGGAAATCGACCCTGAGGGGCTAACGCTGGAACGCTACGCCTGA
- a CDS encoding valine--tRNA ligase, which yields MDKSYDPHAIEQRWYEEWEARGYFAPQGSGQTPYCIMIPPPNVTGTLHMGHAFQDTLMDALIRYHRMRGDDTLWQAGSDHAGIATQMVVERLLNAEGKTRHDLGREAFVERVWQWKEESGGNITRQLRRMGASLDWSRERFTMDEGLSHAVQEVFVRLHEEGLIYRGKRLVNWDPVLHTAISDLEVVSEERQGQIWHFRYPLAEGDGYLVVATTRPETMLGDTAVAVHPADARYHDMVGRSIRLPLTDRLIPIIADEYVDPEFGTGCVKITPAHDFNDYAVGQRHNLPLINIFTPDARINNEAPDAFQGLDRFDARKRVVAAMKALGLLEQVDDHKLMVPIGDRSGSVIEPYLTDQWYVKVAPLAEPAIRAVKDGRIRFIPENWNKTYFEWMRNIEDWCISRQLWWGHRIPAWYDDAGNVYVARSEAEVRNQHGLGDDVALRQDEDVLDTWFSSALWPFSTLGWPDDSADLKRYYPTSVLVTGFDIIFFWVARMVMMGLKFMGDVPFREVYIHGLVRDAEGQKMSKSKGNVLDPLDLIDGISLDDLLAKRTRGLMQPQMAERIAENTRKEYPEGIPAFGTDALRFTFAALATTGRDIRFDLGRIEGNRNFCNKIWNAARYVLMNTEGQDTGLGDASVTLSLADRWVLSRLQRLAQEAQTQIEAYRFDLLARALYEFTWHTYCDWYLELAKTVLTDEQASAEAQRGTRRTLVRVLDTVLRLLHPIMPYLTEEIWQQVAPLAGEHGPTILLHPYPEADAALIDEAAESEMEWVQQFILAVRRIRAEMDIAPGKPLPLLVQGHTEAEQSRYAAHRGFIDALARLSEVSWLCASENPPESATALLGETRLLIPLAGLIDKDVELARLTKEIGKLENGLKQSHGKLANENFVARAPVEVVEQERGRVRDMESALTRLREQHARIQAL from the coding sequence ATGGACAAGAGTTACGACCCTCACGCAATCGAACAACGCTGGTACGAGGAATGGGAGGCGCGCGGCTATTTTGCGCCGCAAGGCAGCGGACAGACTCCCTACTGCATCATGATCCCGCCACCGAACGTCACGGGCACGCTGCACATGGGGCACGCGTTTCAGGACACGCTGATGGATGCCCTGATCCGCTACCACCGCATGCGCGGCGATGACACCCTCTGGCAGGCAGGCAGTGACCATGCCGGCATCGCCACCCAGATGGTCGTCGAACGACTACTCAATGCCGAGGGCAAGACGCGCCATGATCTGGGACGGGAGGCCTTCGTCGAACGCGTCTGGCAGTGGAAGGAGGAGTCCGGCGGCAACATCACGCGTCAACTACGCCGCATGGGCGCCTCGCTGGACTGGAGCCGCGAACGCTTCACCATGGACGAAGGGCTGTCGCACGCGGTGCAGGAGGTCTTCGTCCGCCTGCACGAGGAAGGCTTGATCTACCGGGGCAAGCGCCTGGTGAACTGGGACCCGGTACTGCACACCGCGATTTCCGATCTTGAGGTCGTTTCCGAGGAACGTCAGGGCCAGATCTGGCACTTCCGCTATCCGCTCGCCGAGGGCGACGGTTATCTCGTCGTCGCCACCACCCGACCGGAAACCATGCTCGGGGACACGGCAGTGGCCGTTCACCCCGCCGACGCGCGCTACCACGACATGGTCGGCCGCAGCATTCGTCTGCCATTGACCGACCGCCTGATACCCATCATCGCAGACGAATACGTCGACCCCGAATTCGGCACCGGCTGCGTCAAGATCACCCCTGCCCATGACTTCAACGACTATGCCGTAGGTCAGCGTCACAACCTGCCGCTGATCAACATCTTCACCCCCGACGCGCGCATCAACAACGAGGCACCGGATGCGTTCCAGGGGCTCGATCGCTTCGACGCACGCAAGCGCGTGGTCGCAGCCATGAAGGCCTTGGGCCTGCTCGAACAGGTCGACGATCACAAACTCATGGTACCGATCGGAGACCGCTCCGGAAGCGTCATCGAGCCCTATCTGACCGACCAGTGGTACGTCAAGGTTGCCCCGCTCGCCGAACCGGCCATCCGCGCGGTCAAGGACGGGCGCATCCGCTTCATCCCCGAGAACTGGAACAAGACCTACTTCGAATGGATGCGCAACATCGAGGACTGGTGCATCTCGCGCCAACTCTGGTGGGGCCACCGCATTCCGGCGTGGTACGACGACGCCGGCAACGTCTACGTCGCGCGTTCCGAAGCCGAAGTGCGCAACCAACACGGGCTCGGCGATGACGTGGCGCTGCGCCAGGACGAGGATGTCCTCGATACCTGGTTCTCCTCCGCGCTATGGCCGTTTTCCACGCTCGGCTGGCCTGACGACAGCGCCGACCTGAAGCGCTACTACCCGACCAGCGTGCTGGTGACCGGCTTCGACATCATCTTCTTCTGGGTCGCCCGCATGGTCATGATGGGGCTCAAGTTCATGGGTGACGTGCCTTTCCGGGAGGTGTACATACACGGCCTCGTGCGCGACGCGGAAGGCCAGAAGATGTCGAAATCCAAGGGCAACGTACTCGACCCGCTCGACCTCATCGACGGCATCTCGCTGGACGACCTGCTGGCCAAGCGCACGCGCGGGCTGATGCAGCCGCAAATGGCCGAACGGATCGCCGAAAACACGCGCAAGGAATACCCCGAAGGCATCCCCGCCTTCGGCACCGACGCCTTGCGCTTCACCTTCGCCGCCCTCGCCACCACCGGTCGCGACATCCGCTTCGACCTGGGACGCATCGAGGGCAACCGCAATTTCTGCAACAAGATATGGAATGCGGCGCGCTACGTGCTGATGAACACCGAGGGCCAGGACACCGGCCTCGGCGATGCGTCGGTGACTCTCTCGCTGGCAGACCGCTGGGTGCTGTCGCGCCTGCAACGTCTCGCGCAGGAAGCGCAAACGCAAATCGAAGCCTACCGCTTCGACCTGCTGGCCAGGGCACTCTACGAATTCACCTGGCACACCTACTGCGATTGGTACCTGGAACTCGCCAAGACGGTGCTCACTGACGAGCAGGCGAGCGCGGAGGCACAACGGGGCACTAGGCGTACCCTGGTTCGAGTGCTGGACACCGTACTGCGACTGCTGCATCCGATCATGCCCTACCTCACCGAGGAGATCTGGCAGCAGGTCGCGCCACTGGCCGGCGAGCACGGCCCCACGATCCTGCTGCATCCTTACCCCGAGGCCGACGCTGCCCTGATCGACGAGGCTGCGGAAAGCGAGATGGAATGGGTGCAGCAGTTCATCCTGGCGGTGCGTCGCATCCGTGCGGAAATGGACATCGCACCCGGCAAACCGCTGCCACTGCTGGTGCAGGGGCACACCGAAGCCGAGCAGAGCCGCTACGCGGCGCACCGCGGGTTCATCGACGCCCTGGCCCGGCTGTCCGAGGTCAGCTGGCTCTGCGCGAGCGAAAACCCGCCTGAATCGGCCACCGCCCTGCTCGGCGAAACCCGCCTGCTGATCCCGCTTGCCGGCCTGATCGACAAGGATGTCGAGCTTGCCCGGCTCACCAAGGAAATCGGCAAACTCGAAAACGGTCTGAAACAGAGCCACGGCAAGCTCGCCAACGAGAACTTCGTCGCTCGGGCGCCCGTCGAGGTGGTCGAACAGGAACGCGGCCGCGTGCGCGACATGGAAAGCGCCCTGACGCGCCTGCGCGAACAGCACGCGCGGATTCAGGCACTATGA
- a CDS encoding DNA polymerase III subunit chi, giving the protein MNEATATRVDFYLLPTAEPLARLQFACKLADKALASGRRLHVLTGDRSECEMLGRLLWTYGDISFRPHAITDAGNTDYPITLGCTADSLTGGSALLNLAPDVPDHYALFDQIAEIVDENPDIKIRGREHYRLYRSYGCDLQHHALGQTS; this is encoded by the coding sequence TTGAACGAAGCGACCGCAACTCGGGTCGACTTTTACCTCCTGCCGACGGCTGAGCCGCTTGCGCGCCTGCAGTTTGCCTGCAAGCTGGCCGACAAGGCACTCGCCAGCGGCAGGCGTCTGCATGTATTGACCGGCGACCGCTCCGAATGCGAAATGCTTGGCCGGCTGCTCTGGACTTACGGCGATATCAGTTTCCGCCCGCATGCGATTACCGATGCTGGAAACACTGATTATCCAATCACACTCGGCTGCACCGCCGATTCTCTGACCGGGGGATCGGCGCTGCTCAATCTCGCCCCGGATGTACCGGACCACTATGCGCTGTTCGACCAGATCGCCGAGATCGTAGACGAGAACCCCGACATCAAGATTCGCGGCCGTGAACATTACCGGCTATACAGAAGTTACGGCTGCGATCTGCAGCACCATGCTTTGGGACAGACCTCGTGA